ggttttttttaaattgatgtgtgtgttttttgtttttttttaaagagtttaTCACATCACACGCCTCCTAGATCAACAACTACATGTCAACTACGCACCTACAGCAAACTAactgtgtgttagtgtgtttgTCTCCGCTGTTgcgtggttgttgtttttttttcccgtcgaCGGATTGAGCAGAGGCACAAAACCGTCGACTATGTCTGCTTGTCTCTCTTTGATGGAAAAAGACGGATTCACAGATGAGAggagagaaaaaggaaaagtctgGAGGTGGAGCGACTGCGTGGACCTGCGGAAAAAGAGGAAATAATAAGGAACTAGGCCAGTGACAGCAGGCGTTTGTACTGGGGAGGGGAGAGAAAAGGCTTTGAGGCATTGCGTAAGACGTTTTCGAGAGCGCCCACATCTGACAGACTCATTGCACGCGAGGTTTTACACACTCGAGCCCAAACGTTTAACACCAACGCGTACTGTAGCACTAACACTCACCCAACCCCAACGGAACCCCGAACCCAAAACCATCGCCCTAACCAAAGTATCAGCCCTCGCCCTCTGACTTAACGCTGATGCTGACTCTAATTTTTTTCAACCCAAGTCTAACCCTAACCTACAACCCAAACTCAAGTCGTAGCCCCAATCCAAATCCCTACACTGAACCTTCACCTAACCCGAACCTTAACTCCAACCCCAAAACCAAACAGTTACAGTCCATGTCAACTTGTTGTCCTTGTTATGCCACGCGGCAAGTGTCCACCCAATAACATGGCTGTTTGGGATGCCCTTGCATAAGGCACGTAACACGAATTCATTTGCATGCCTCCTCCAAACAAAGGATGCcagtcaataaaacaaatagacAGCACAGATGCACAAAAGGTACTGACCCATTTAATCGGAGTGAGGACTGTCCACCACGATGTGTGGCTTAGAGGAGGGTGACGCTTCGCCCTTCGTCGACACAAATGTACCGATTGCTTTTTCCTGCccagagaaataaataaatcaatacaaactTAGGGTAATGGAAGCGGTAGGTTAGGCAAGTGAGGGTTAATGCCAAGGCGTTAGCTTAGGTTTTGGGGGTAGGCTTAGGCTTGGTAAGGTCATAGCATCACTTCAAACGCCACGCCAAACAAATGTGCGCACGTTACCTCCACCAGCTGATGCCAGTGCTCTATTGGCTTGCGTGGATTGGCCAACATGGCAGTCCAGTGGTCCCTCCCCGGGCCATCGGCGTCGCTGCCAACGCGGCACATCCCTATCACTTCGTTATGACCgatactgaaagaaaaaaaaaaaaaaaaaaaaacagacgtcACAACGGCTCATGCTGGGCGGGCCCGCCGGCTGCACGACGAGGCTCACCAGTCGTAGTCCATCACAGCGATGACGATGGACACGCTCTCGATATTCTCATTTGGAATGTCGAACACCAGCGCCTCGTTGTAGGTGGGATTCAGCGTGTTCTTCTTGATGGaggtcttcctcttcttcagcCTGCGACCGTCGCAGATCAGTGAGGCCTTTACGTAAGGGTCTGAAGGGAAGAGCAGAATACAGACGTTCCGTGAATTAGACCGGACCGAAATGTAAAAAGCAGCAGGTTGATTCGCTTTGTTATTCATTCAGCACGCCGCCCTGGGAAACGCACATGCCCACgccgttgtcttttttttttttttttttttttcccacactcTGTTTCCCGAGCGTCTGTCTTGCACTGTTGGGATCGCACTGGCGATAATAGTTGCTATCTCGTTTATTCCGGGAGGGCAACGCTGCCAACACTAACGCCACTTCCGCCGCCACCGTTGTTGCTCCCCAAGTGGCGAGTAATAAAACAGCTGTCAGTCAAAGATGGCGGTCAACAGGTGCACCTTTTGTTCGAGAAAGCTGGAAGCCTTAGAGAAGCAAAAGTAGACCTGACCTTTCAAGAACAGAGTCAGGCTCCTCTGGGCCCAAAACCAGACCAGGACCACCTCTTATAAAGAAAACCAGTCAGGTCTCATCGAGTCCTGGTCAAGTTCTTTATCAGAGAAAACCAAATAGTTCCAAGTACTCCTTTATCTGAGAAATTGGTCGGATACTGTGTCGTCCTTTACCCACCAAACTCACGAGATTCACATTAGTCCTTGACCAgggccagtcaatcgcagggcacatgtaaacaaccattcacactcacattcacacctacacacagtttagagtcttcaatcaacctaccagttatgtttttgggatgtgggaggaaactggagaaaacccacgcaggctcggggagtacatgtaaactccacacaagagaggccggatttgaacccgggtcctcagaactgtgaggcaaacgtagTAACCAGTCGACCGCGCAAGTTAATCCTTTGCCCAAGAAACTAGCTACCACCCAAGAAAAACAGTCAGGTCCACGTAACCATTTTTAGTCagctttgtcatttttgttccattttagtCTTTTATCTGTCTTTTCATCTGACAAACCTTTAGGTCTAGGTCAGTCCTTTCGCTGAGAAATCAGTCAGGTCCACATTAGTCCTTTTAGATCTATGCTAATGCTTTACCCGAGAAACCAGTCAGGTCCATGGTCTGGTCTTTTACCAGAGAAAACCAAGTAGTCCTTACCCCAAGAAATCAGTCAAGTCCATTGCAGTCCTTTTAGATCTATGCTAATGCTTTACTTTACCCGAGAAACCAGTCAGGTCCATGGCCTTCAGGTTTGTAGCCTTGATGACGGTGGCCGTGAGTCGGCCAGCAGTGGGCAGGTAGCACAGCGAGAAGTTGAGCTCCCCAAGGTCGGCCTTCTCCTGTGGATTCAGATAAAAACAGAAGTCAAAGGAGTGTAGTGGTGGCGGGTGACAGGAAGAAGGTGGTTAGTAGATTTCGAGGGGGCTGGGTGACGTGTCACTGTAAATAATCTGTCCTTGCCAACCGCAGGCGACGACTCTGTTGTGTTTTTCAGGCATCGCATCCATTTAGGATCAATATTTCCTCCGCGAGACTGAAATTGTTTAATAAATCAGACATTCATGagttgtcttgttgcatgaataATTCATTTGTAATGGACTCTAGCCgtctttttcttcatctgcaCGCAGCACGCATCTGTCACTGATCAGTTGGCCAATGAGACGCACAGCAGCATGCACGTTGCTCGTCAAAAGTAACTTCGAAGGACCACACCAGAACAGCGCACAGTTGAGGGCTCAATGACTTAACGTCAACAGCGGATCAATAGTCAATATGTGAGCgtgaaatgtgcatttttaaaacacGCAAGTGGACTCGCATTGCGAAAGACGAGCTGTTAAAGAGACGATTTTATTGATCAGGCCCTGTGTCGGGAGTGCTCAGCCCTGAAATGGTTGTTTGATATGGTCGAATTCGAGTTTAACCAGTGCAATGTCAACATAAAGTGGTCAGTCAGGTCCTTGTAAATCTTTTAGTTCTACGTTTGTTTTGGGTCTATGTATGTCCTTTACCTGTCAAGTCCCCAATGAGTCCTTTTAGTGCTCTTAAGGCCAATTCATACTTTCCGTGCCTGCATGTCCACAAGGTGTGCATTGGTCCATGTGACGTCAATATTGTCATCTGCCCCTGCGCGGGAGGGTCTGCGTGGACCCTTCTGCAGTCAACTGCGTGCAGCCCAATGTGTTTGTGACTGCGCAGACTGAACGCAGCGACCACGCATGCCCCAgggcaatgaaaaaaaaaacagcaaaggcACTTGCGTCACCTTGCGCAGAGGCAGTCCTGGACCAAATGGTGCCCTGTGCGAGGGACAACAATTTGTCAGGTTCGGATTAGTTCTTTTAGGTCTCCATATGTCAGATCTATGTTCCTTTACGTGAGAAACCAGTCATGTCCAAGTTAGTCCTTTACCTTAGAAACCAGTCAGTTTCAAGTTAGTCCTTTTCGGTCTATGTTACTCAAGTCAATTTTATCTATTTAGTTTACTGAGTGCTCTTGGATCTTTACCTGGAAGTCAGttccatattattattattattattatttttttttttacctgagaaACCTTCTGGTCCTTGTTTGTCCTTTACTTGAGAAACCAAAAATGTCTATGTTAGTTCTTTACCTGAGAAACCAGGCCGTTCCACGTTAGCCCTGTTAGGTCTACATTAGTCTGCCTAGGTTTATGTAAGTTCTTTACCGAAGAAACTGGTCAAATCCACGTAAATCCTTTTAAGTCTACATTAGTCCTTTATTCGAGATACCGGTCGGGACCGAATCACCACTCTGAGGTGGTCTTATTTGGATTTGGAAATGTGAACACAAAGTGGTCCAAGTTGAGTTTGCCTTAGACATAGCCTTGTAATGGAGCAGAACCAAAATCGTGTTACTTTTCAAGACAAATGGCAAGAAACTGACCTTAGTAATGTGAACGCAAAGAGAACTGAATTGGGTTTTGGTTGCTTTGCCTTTGGTCGGAGTTGGTAAGAATTTGACTAATGGTGGTGACTCACTGCCGTGCCCTCCACGATGTCCCTCCACACTGGTTTGTCTCCACTGCCCTCACTGAAGTCCAGCAGGTTGTCCACCACCACTTGTCCAATCAGGTCGTGGCGGGAGAAACGGTCAAAGTCATAGACGGAGAAGTGAAGCTTGCGGGAGTGGAGCTCGTTCAGGGGCACACCGAACTGGAACGTCTCGTTGAACACAGGGTTCAGCGTCTTTCTGTGAACCTGCAGGAACACAAGGAAGTCAAGTTAGAACGGTGCTCCTTttgttgctgctttttgtgCTCTCTTATCTCTTTGCTTAACGTGATGTTCCAAAAGGTgcggtcttttttttaaatgacttttggAGCTCTTTTCTCCTTGTCCATTTCCCGACAGGTGTTGTTTCTGTTTGCGCTCTTCTTTCTCGTTCCGATTTATCCGGTTCCTCAACCAGGTGTCGACAATTCATGCTGTTGTCTTTGGTTATTAGTTTTTGCTCTCTTTTTGGTTATTACTTTTTGCTATTTTCCCCTTGTTTATCACCCAGTCCCCTCAGCAAGTTGCTGTCTTTTACTGCTgatttctctcttctttttccccccagcagGTCCCCCGACTATATTAGAACAGGCGTTGTTGTGCTTTGTGATTACTCATTGATCTCTTATTTTTCCAATTGTTTATCACCTGTTTCCCCAATTGGGTATCGTCTTTTGTGACCACTTTCTGTGGCCTCTTTTATCTGTTTATCACCCGATTGCCCCAACAGATTGCCCAAGGTGTTGTCGTTGTCCTTTTCCTTTATTTCAGCACTCTCTTTTCTCCTTGCTTATCATCAGGTTACCCAAACAGTTTCCGACAAGTGTAGTTCCCTTGTGTTGTTCCTTTTTGCTCTCTCGTTTCTCCTAATTAATCTTTCCAGTTTCCAACAGGTGATATTGTCTTTTGCCAACCACTTCTCAGCAGGTCTTTGTTGTCTTTTACGCTCCCTCTGGGTATCACCTACTTCCCCTACCAGTTTCCAAGCGTTATTGTctcttttattgctttttttgtgtgttctcgTTTCTCATTGTTTGTCCTAGCAGGTGTTGCTGATGCcgttattgttgttgtctttggTCATTTCGTTTTCtcttttctattctattccGTCTCAAACCTTGAACGATCTCTCCGAAGGCATCCGAAGGCTTCGCGCGTTTCATTCCCACAAATCCGGCCCACCAACCGGCATTTCGGGGAATTGGCCGAAAATAAAAGGGCCCACACGTACTACACTATTGGCACTCCGCTTGATTAATTGCGAGGTCGTACCCACCGAAACGTCCTTGAGAAAGTAGATTCACCTTTATGTTCTGCCACAGAGCGCAAAATTTAATTTCTCCCGCTTTCCTGCAGGGAGCAAGAATCTAATTGACctttgtttaaaatgtcattttctgcCTCACAAAAAACTATGCGATTTCCTGTTTGTGCCACAGACATCAAAGACGCTAAAACGAGCACATTGATGTCTTTGTTTGCTGCACTTTGCTGATTCGCTGCAGGAATCGAAGCGTTGGATGAACTAACAAAGACCACGACAATGTGCTCGTTTCTCATGCTTGCTCAGAGGATCTGTCACTCTCGCTTACTGTTAGCGCCCCATCGTCTCCTGTTAGCGGTGCAAGCTAACGGGAAGCCGATTGGAGCGGGCGGCGATGAGACAGCGGGGCTCAATGAGGGCCTGATTCCATGAGACTCAGTTGCTTCAACACATATAGTAGGCACTACGCAACATAACCTATATTCCGGAGAACAAAATTCTTGTTTTCACTGTCCAGAGCTGCCCATTACTGCAACAAACTCGTTGAGCCTGGAGCCATTGCTTCAAGATATACAGTAGTGACTTCACAATATAACCTTGTTGATTCTAACAAATCCCTGTTTTGATGTTTACAGCAGCCTGTTCAAGCAGGAAACTCGTCGGGCCTGATTCCACTATCCTCCGTTGCTTCGACACAGCGACGACACAAGATAACCTAGATTCCACGAAGCTAAATTCCCGTTTCAAGGTCTGCATCAGCCCATTTAGACAGCAGCCTCGTTTGACCTGAATCTATTATAGTTGGTTGCTTCAATACACAGCAGCAACACACGATAATCTTGGTCATCCTAACACGTCCCACATAACGTGTCGCTATTTCTACAGCAGCCCGTTCATGCAGCAAACTCGTTCGGCCTGGAGCCATTATCCTCCTTTGCTTCAAGACGTAGCGACTGCGCACAAGAATCTTGTTGATGCTACCAAATGGTCTACAGCAGCCTGTCAAGGCAACGGGTCTGACTCATTAGCCATAATCCCTGAAGACATGCAAAACAGTAATGACACAACATAACCTGAAATTCCATAAAACGTAATTCCCTTTTCCATGTCTACAGCAGCGTGTCTAGGCAGCAAACCTAGTAAGGCCTGAATCCATCATCCTACATTGCTTGAAGACAGTGATTACGCCAGATAACCTTGTTGATGCTACCAAATCCATATGACAGAATCCCTTTTTTGACCATCTGCAGTCGCCCGATGAGGTAGCAAACCTCGGTCAGGTAAGCCTACCTTGGTCTGGAACTTCTTCTTGCGGTCGGGAAGTAGGTAGATCTTGACGTAAGGGTCGGAGAAGCCATTGGCGTCCTTGGCTGGCAGATCCAACGCCTTGAGGATCTTCACCACCAGCTGCTCCGTGCTGACACAcggacagacacacaaacataccCGTTTAGGCTAATACGCCAGACATGCTCGGCCCACACACACCTGGACTGGCTGTGTACACAAATAACAAGGTGGGAGGTTGCATGTCTCTGGAGCAACCGTGGACCAGAATAGCACTACAccggcgtgtgtgcgtgtgtcgctACGCTGCGTATTTGATTAGCAGGCGGCCACTAATCAGACCCGATGAGGCGGCGTCTGCGCTTGTTAGCCGGCGTGTCGCCGCATCATTAGCCGCCCGCCGTGCACTTTGGGCTGACACGCCAACCAAGCGAACGAGCGGTCGATCGGCACACACGTGTTCACCTCCGTTAAAACACTTCGAAGCAGTCGCATGGAATCATGGTGGAAGTGATTTAAATGACATTGGCTTGCAGTGTGAGTGAAGAAATCCTGGAGCAATTCTGTTTATCTGTCTGCCGGGATCACCGCAGAGCAACCGGTACAGAGTTTAATCGAATGAAAAATGTTAATGAATGGTTTCATTTAAATGAATCGCTGACTTGTACGCCTGAAAAGaaatcttgttgttgtttttagagaCGAGAAAAGGTTTACAGAAAAAGAATCGtataatttggaaaaatatcttatttttaaagaataagttcatatttttcccaagacataaattacattattttcaaatatgaagctgggttttcctttttctaaacacgtaataatatattttttaaaaatcattatttttgaagaaatgttattttgattgaaaaaaatattttggatttaatAAAAGAtgggaatttgtttttttttttttaaattgtctaattttttagcaaataattctatattttttgtttaaacgtatatatttgagaaaaatgtcaataatttaGTTAGAAAAAGCTTGCAGTCTTATATTTTCAACAATCAAaccattttcaaaaatacatgtacatgCTCCCCGCAACGTGAGGTGACACAGGGACTGCCAAGACTAACGTATAAACAGCCAGTCTAAATGCTTGACCTGTGAGAGTAGAGAGTCCGGACCGGACGCGTTAAACGCtcacgttttcaactttagtccaacacacaatgttccatttccattttcgtacgcctattttCTTCTTTGTACCATTatgaatgttattttatttctttagtgAGATCCCCTTTgagtgtttccctctagatcccttgtagatgtcataaaatacaccaaaaattccagtcttggttgtgttttgcgTGTGGGCTGAGTTTAAGTAGGCCTCTATCAACTGGAACTCGTATTTCAAAAAATGTAGCAACGTTCAGATTCTGAGACTGAGAAAACAGGTtcctcgtcactttccctaaattttatacatataaaaagtgacgtggtgcccctttacaagacaaattagtttgattttaacgattaaagCGTAAATtggactaacccggaagtgaacgcaggcgtttaccttccttcgtatctttttccaaattaattgtattttcatttcaaccAACATACGCTACATACATAAAagtcttttcaagaaaaaataaaaattaaaaaaatccctAGAATTTGAAATGGGCATTTTTAGGAAGAAAAAACATCTAATGAGGTCTCTTTTCtttcataaaatatttgtatttttaaattgtatttctaAAGATTGCATGTACAGGGGTACCTTGGCTTATGAGTGACCTGacttccaattttttttgtcgtgaATCGTGAACAAAACTTTGAGTTGCGAGGTTAAAAGCATTAGACTTTTTGGTTGATTtcccaaagaaaaagaaaaaaacgcaaaaagtgaaaaaaatggttCAAAAACAAGGCCAAGTgtttgcttcaagttgtttattgtgGTCAGTTGAGGTTTTACAATCAAAGTTTAATTGTTCACATTccatttaattacattattaatcatatcaaaatgaaataaatactgtatagtgCTATTGTTCGtataaattttcttttttttttttttttttacacatttgagTGCTGTCAGGTGCCTGTCACAACCACGTGCGGCACTATAACACCACTTTAGCCAATCAAAAACCGGAAGAAAGTCATTTGTGGAAAAGGCCCGAGGACAACACTGGTGAGCGGAAGGAAATGATTCATAATTATGTGgacaaaatgctaaaaaaaataaaacaatagttgtgtttttgtggacGTAGTCTTGATGTAACAAAATATTTAGTGTTGTGCTGCCTTAGAGGATAGATACTGCGATGTGGAAGTATTCTGCATCCCATTGAGAGCTGTGCCTAATATTTTGGTAGCCTTCTACCGGGCGGAGAGCCTGCGAGCTATTAGTCCTCTCAGGATGATGCAGTGCCACTGACAAAGTGGACGGTTTTTCGAAAACAAGCTCACGTGCTCCGCGGGACATTCGGGCCGCTAGCtggccggcggcggcggcggcgacgcgTTGAAGCATTGCAACGGCGCCGCAAAGTGCTGATGGTCAGAAAAGTCAAAGGCGGCACGTGAATTATAAATGCTGAGCCGCTTGAAAGCACAACAACACACGCACAGGCACACATTCACGCATGGCGGGAATGAGTCCGGCGGCGGTTGGATTGGCCTCATGATAAAAAGCATTCATACGGCCCATTTATGAGGGCGCAATATGATTTATGGTGTGATGCTCCTCACACTGTCGCCTCATTAACTGGAGACAAGGCACAGTGAGTGTGTTAGCATGTGTGTTAGCATGTTGCTCACGCACGATAAAACCGACGGATATTGCCGGCGTCACAACAACAGAGTCAATATTTCTCGTGTTCCTCCGGGAAACAAAGATTCAATCGGCAGGCCCATTAAAAGCCGACACACGGTCGGTGCGGGAGTAGCAGATAGGTcgtcttatcttttttttttttttttttttttaaaaaaaaggtattttaccTCCAAATAAATTGGgattgagaaatgttttttttttgttgttgttgtttttcaagatttgtccttattttcaaattgtattttgcGAGAAAAATGTTTGGGGgagaaatgttttgtattttggaagaaaaatatgatataagaaatgtttaaaaaaattttaggtaaaaaaaagcTGTTATTGTTGATCTTTTTTGCTaagaacatttttcatttttaaagaaatttgAAACTTTGAATTTggactttttaatttttcaagaaaaaactgcattttgggAGTTTCAAGAAAATtaggcatttttattttttaaaaaaaataataagtaaaggtgtatttttggagaaatgttttttattttccaagaaaatcaaatatttttcaagaatttattttaaggaatgtttttttggacatccaATATGGACTCCAATACATTCAATAATAGTTCTATTTTCTTAGGGAAAGTTAAGCTATTTTCTCAGGAACAATACCCATTTTTTAAGATTTTAGTCTCCACAGAAGAGAAAGAACATGGAAAAACACTAAAAATTaagtttgattatttttatttttgcattagcTTGAGcatgcaggtgtgcctaatgttatGTCCAGTACGAGGATCCCAGCATCACCGCCGGACGGTTGTGTGTCTTTTGCTACATTTTGTGTCGTAGGATGATTGCGTGTTTTTGTGCAGACAATGACGACAACTGTGAGAGGCGAACGCAACCTTGGAGACGTTTTGGGAGGATTTGAGGCTGTTTTGAAGGCGGTGAGCAAGCAtaaagtcaataaaggcttagcACAGATGCTGAGTCAGCAAATTCCCACCGACTTGGCCTGGctgcgcgtgcgtgcgtacgtgcgtGTGGGCGTGTGTATTAGGCCGCGCGCGCGATTGTCACTCACTTGAAGGCGTAACGCAGCAGGAAGCTGATCTTGCCGCAGGCTTCGCCCTGCTTGCCGTCGCCCGGGTCGCCTTTGGGCC
This Phycodurus eques isolate BA_2022a chromosome 16, UOR_Pequ_1.1, whole genome shotgun sequence DNA region includes the following protein-coding sequences:
- the syt3 gene encoding synaptotagmin-C isoform X1, coding for MSGDWDEDLCKKALMLVEELCLNSPRGYSQSELCQEFSYLLRGRNRQLDAEISVSLLSVIVTFCGIVLLSVSLFVSWKLCWLPWRDKEGGGLSLTSGLLPGSMGGLGGAPGSSFLPPLLQRKEGQSSSSLYPSLGQQGQHHPHFSDLVGLERGDGGGGVGGVVGGPHETQEHSYLDMDSYPNNAGSRERWSLSQLPSGTLKLSQTSPDVPNSEGGAHPHKDLPNAVSQQQVTARPKPMTHQLSSPDFHGEEKEQVTSIGQIKPELYRPKGDPGDGKQGEACGKISFLLRYAFNTEQLVVKILKALDLPAKDANGFSDPYVKIYLLPDRKKKFQTKVHRKTLNPVFNETFQFGVPLNELHSRKLHFSVYDFDRFSRHDLIGQVVVDNLLDFSEGSGDKPVWRDIVEGTAEKADLGELNFSLCYLPTAGRLTATVIKATNLKAMDLTGFSDPYVKASLICDGRRLKKRKTSIKKNTLNPTYNEALVFDIPNENIESVSIVIAVMDYDCIGHNEVIGMCRVGSDADGPGRDHWTAMLANPRKPIEHWHQLVEEKAIGTFVSTKGEASPSSKPHIVVDSPHSD
- the syt3 gene encoding synaptotagmin-C isoform X2; this encodes MSGDWDEDLCKKALMLVEELCLNSPRGYSQSELCQEFSYLLRGRNRQLDAEISVSLLSVIVTFCGIVLLSVSLFVSWKLCWLPWRDKEGGGLSLTSGLLPGSMGGLGGAPGSSFLPPLLQRKEGQSSSSLYPSLGQQGQHHPHFSDLVGLERGDGGGGVGGVVGGPHETQEHSYLDMDSYPNNAGTLKLSQTSPDVPNSEGGAHPHKDLPNAVSQQQVTARPKPMTHQLSSPDFHGEEKEQVTSIGQIKPELYRPKGDPGDGKQGEACGKISFLLRYAFNTEQLVVKILKALDLPAKDANGFSDPYVKIYLLPDRKKKFQTKVHRKTLNPVFNETFQFGVPLNELHSRKLHFSVYDFDRFSRHDLIGQVVVDNLLDFSEGSGDKPVWRDIVEGTAEKADLGELNFSLCYLPTAGRLTATVIKATNLKAMDLTGFSDPYVKASLICDGRRLKKRKTSIKKNTLNPTYNEALVFDIPNENIESVSIVIAVMDYDCIGHNEVIGMCRVGSDADGPGRDHWTAMLANPRKPIEHWHQLVEEKAIGTFVSTKGEASPSSKPHIVVDSPHSD